A portion of the Manihot esculenta cultivar AM560-2 chromosome 2, M.esculenta_v8, whole genome shotgun sequence genome contains these proteins:
- the LOC110607483 gene encoding uncharacterized protein LOC110607483, with amino-acid sequence MDSKDSKISTATSFRRPSNRLLYDRRYGWVFDEWKDPSEEALAGGRGMFCILPLTKAFLNTAKSSINLAADFALKVLEKPDLLSPQALRANLDKQLKEVISSIKTPEINIFALNVKKLSETSNFSSHLQIGTTESDMTRSM; translated from the exons ATGGACTCCAAGGACTCCAAAATCTCCACTGCCACCTCCTTCAGGCGGCCGTCCAATCGCCTTCTCTATGACCGCCGTTACGGTTGGGT GTTTGATGAATGGAAAGACCCCTCAGAGGAAGCCCTAGCTGGTGGCCGGGGAAT GTTCTGCATATTGCCTCTAACAAAAGCTTTCCTGAATACTGCTAAGAGCTCG ATTAATCTTGCAGCAGATTTTGCTCTCAAAGTTTTGGAAAAGCCAGATCTTTTGTCTCCTCAGGCACTGCGGGCAAATCTTGATAAGCAGCTTAAAGAAGTCATTTCTTCCATAAAAACACCAGAAATCAACATCTTTGCTCTCAATGTAAAGAAATTATCCGAAACCTCCAATTTCTCTTCACATCTACAAATAGGAACAACAGAATCAGATATGACTCGAAGTATGTAA